A genome region from Natronobeatus ordinarius includes the following:
- a CDS encoding D-2-hydroxyacid dehydrogenase: MSDELDVLVLRRGTHGMPVEEYAAAISSRLPETTVRLARTPTEERDAIQSARFVTGMTLEEALLEAADELEVFACAYAGTGHLPLERLAERDVTVTNASGVHGPNIGEHVLGAMLRFTRRFHVAARQQRRREWRHYQAHELQGSTVTIVGLGAIGTSVAARLEPFGVETIGVRYSPEKGGPTDEVIGFDDEALEAALARTDYLVLACPLTDETRGLIDADAFVTLPPEAVLVNVARGPVVDTDELVSALRSNMIRGASLDVTDPEPLPEDHPLWGFENVQITPHNSGHTPRYYDRLADIVARNVERIRETGSSEGLENQVLP; the protein is encoded by the coding sequence ATGTCCGACGAACTCGACGTCCTCGTCCTTCGACGGGGGACGCACGGAATGCCGGTCGAGGAGTACGCGGCCGCGATCAGCAGTCGCCTCCCCGAGACGACCGTCCGGCTCGCCCGAACGCCGACCGAAGAGCGCGACGCGATCCAGAGCGCCCGCTTCGTCACGGGAATGACGCTCGAGGAAGCGCTCCTCGAGGCGGCCGACGAACTCGAGGTCTTCGCGTGCGCGTACGCCGGAACGGGTCACCTCCCGCTCGAGCGCCTCGCCGAGCGCGACGTCACGGTGACGAACGCGTCGGGCGTCCACGGGCCGAACATCGGCGAGCACGTGCTCGGAGCGATGCTGCGATTCACCCGTCGGTTCCACGTCGCCGCGCGCCAGCAGCGCCGGCGGGAGTGGCGTCACTACCAGGCCCACGAACTGCAGGGGTCGACAGTGACGATCGTCGGCCTGGGTGCGATCGGGACGTCGGTCGCGGCCCGGCTCGAACCGTTCGGCGTCGAGACGATCGGCGTTCGATACTCCCCGGAGAAGGGCGGGCCGACGGACGAGGTGATCGGCTTCGACGACGAGGCGCTCGAGGCGGCCCTCGCCCGCACCGACTACCTCGTGCTCGCCTGTCCGCTGACCGACGAGACGCGGGGGCTGATCGACGCCGACGCGTTCGTCACGCTCCCGCCGGAGGCGGTGCTGGTGAACGTCGCCCGTGGACCGGTCGTCGACACCGACGAGCTCGTGAGCGCGCTGCGCTCGAATATGATCCGTGGGGCGTCGCTGGACGTCACCGATCCCGAGCCGTTGCCCGAAGACCACCCGCTGTGGGGGTTCGAAAACGTCCAGATCACGCCGCACAACTCCGGGCACACGCCTCGCTACTACGACCGACTTGCCGACATCGTCGCGCGAAACGTCGAGCGCATCCGCGAGACGGGCTCCTCGGAAGGGCTCGAGAACCAGGTTCTCCCGTAG
- a CDS encoding metal ABC transporter substrate-binding protein: MDFTRRSVLKSGVGAAGIGAFAGCLSDPFEGASGEGGYAAFFALWDWANQIAGDEIDFENPVETGEMGHGWEPDGNLAPEIASSKVFIYFDTPEFSWAQDVVSDLERDYEGEVEIIDGLEGMGPHLIPFDGGDGDSLPEPDHDHEFDPDDVSRDRFDFYDLRSNDQLGYWHIDHWHGGVPDVPVDDSVPIGAVFRDNRERVVPLGPNEPFQFDARLAEGAPEDVLEVESHGDSVALIGYETGETEIVFQLRHDGEIVYETDEAPMSVEVVDEIDDDGASEFHDPHVWADPVLAQRVVDTIADGLAEVDPDNADLFAENADEYKERLADVDRQFEELTENAAREVAVFVAHDSFQYVERRYDFELHTPVGVTPDAAESLDDVADMIDVVEEHGIDTILYDPFETPDDEELPSAARMLLENSSATDAEPLSPAEGTTHAWAEQDWGWVEQMEEVNIPSLEKALGVEE, from the coding sequence ATGGATTTCACACGGCGATCAGTCCTCAAGAGCGGTGTGGGTGCCGCGGGGATTGGGGCCTTCGCCGGCTGTCTGAGCGATCCCTTCGAGGGCGCCAGCGGCGAGGGTGGATACGCCGCCTTTTTCGCGCTCTGGGACTGGGCGAACCAGATCGCTGGCGACGAGATCGACTTCGAAAATCCCGTCGAAACGGGAGAGATGGGGCACGGCTGGGAGCCAGATGGTAATCTCGCGCCGGAGATTGCCTCGAGTAAGGTGTTCATCTATTTCGACACGCCCGAGTTCTCCTGGGCCCAGGACGTGGTCTCGGACTTAGAGCGTGACTACGAAGGCGAGGTCGAGATCATCGACGGTCTCGAGGGGATGGGGCCGCACCTGATCCCGTTCGACGGTGGAGACGGCGATTCGCTGCCCGAACCCGACCACGACCACGAGTTCGATCCCGACGACGTCTCTCGAGATCGTTTTGACTTCTACGACCTCCGATCGAACGACCAGCTGGGCTACTGGCACATCGATCACTGGCACGGCGGCGTGCCCGACGTTCCCGTCGACGACAGCGTCCCGATCGGGGCCGTCTTCAGGGACAACCGGGAGCGTGTGGTTCCGCTCGGACCGAACGAGCCCTTCCAGTTCGACGCGCGGCTGGCCGAGGGCGCGCCGGAGGACGTCCTCGAGGTCGAGTCCCACGGCGACTCCGTCGCGTTGATCGGCTACGAGACGGGGGAGACGGAGATCGTCTTCCAGCTTCGACACGACGGCGAAATCGTCTACGAGACCGACGAGGCACCGATGAGCGTCGAGGTGGTCGACGAGATCGACGACGACGGCGCGAGTGAGTTCCACGACCCACACGTCTGGGCCGACCCCGTCCTCGCACAACGGGTCGTCGACACCATCGCGGACGGCCTCGCGGAGGTCGATCCCGACAACGCCGACCTGTTCGCCGAAAACGCCGACGAGTACAAAGAACGGCTCGCCGACGTCGACCGACAGTTCGAGGAACTCACAGAGAACGCAGCGCGTGAGGTCGCGGTCTTCGTCGCTCACGATTCGTTCCAGTACGTCGAACGGCGGTACGACTTCGAGTTACACACTCCCGTGGGTGTCACACCCGACGCCGCCGAATCTCTCGACGACGTCGCCGACATGATCGACGTCGTCGAGGAACACGGCATCGACACGATCCTCTACGATCCATTCGAGACCCCAGACGACGAGGAACTGCCCAGCGCGGCCCGGATGCTGCTTGAGAACAGTTCTGCGACCGACGCCGAACCGCTCAGTCCCGCCGAGGGAACGACCCACGCCTGGGCCGAGCAGGACTGGGGGTGGGTCGAACAGATGGAGGAAGTGAACATCCCCTCACTCGAGAAAGCACTGGGTGTCGAGGAGTGA
- a CDS encoding Bug family tripartite tricarboxylate transporter substrate binding protein, protein MERRTFLKSAGVATAVGISGFAGCLGNGDDDDGDDTGNGAESDPDFPSDTLTWMIPWSEGGGTDTYARQVQPGAADHIGESIDIDNRPGAGSMAGSDWLATQDNDGYTFGTINSVGAHFTWAAQNADIGLDFHIEDDFEPISTIGTFGYTLIVNRDIGEEHGIEDYGALRDAYQDGDISGFGYQGMGSDSHFTTLVLREDYGLEYDTAVPYDGGGPTAEAVQSGEVAAGFATNTSAMNAEQGGEAYTVVNLMDVDLTDTWPDIDQISNYGDSLAWITEFQQTQVAPAGTPEEERQAISEAMEAGVNSDDAQAWAEETGNILQYGDMDAAEEAWFGIVEQQESQVEAVVGGFDEFLAMADE, encoded by the coding sequence ATGGAAAGACGTACCTTCCTAAAATCAGCAGGGGTTGCAACGGCCGTGGGTATCAGCGGGTTCGCTGGTTGTCTCGGAAACGGCGACGACGATGACGGTGACGACACCGGCAACGGTGCCGAATCGGATCCGGACTTCCCGTCGGACACGCTGACGTGGATGATCCCGTGGTCCGAGGGTGGCGGGACGGACACCTACGCTCGCCAGGTCCAGCCGGGCGCGGCCGACCACATCGGTGAGTCGATCGACATCGACAACCGGCCTGGTGCCGGCAGCATGGCTGGCTCCGACTGGCTTGCCACCCAGGACAACGACGGCTACACCTTCGGGACGATCAACTCCGTCGGTGCGCACTTCACCTGGGCCGCCCAGAACGCGGACATCGGACTCGACTTCCACATCGAGGACGACTTCGAGCCGATCAGCACCATCGGCACGTTCGGCTACACGCTCATCGTCAACCGCGACATCGGCGAGGAACACGGGATCGAAGACTACGGCGCACTTCGGGACGCCTACCAGGACGGCGACATCTCCGGCTTCGGCTACCAGGGGATGGGGAGTGACAGCCACTTCACGACCCTCGTGCTCCGGGAGGACTACGGTCTCGAGTACGACACGGCCGTTCCGTACGACGGCGGTGGACCGACCGCAGAGGCAGTCCAGTCCGGTGAGGTGGCCGCTGGCTTCGCCACGAACACCTCCGCGATGAACGCAGAGCAGGGTGGCGAGGCGTACACCGTCGTCAACCTCATGGACGTCGACCTCACCGACACGTGGCCGGACATCGACCAGATTTCCAACTACGGAGACAGTCTGGCCTGGATCACCGAGTTCCAGCAGACGCAGGTCGCACCCGCTGGAACCCCGGAAGAAGAGCGCCAGGCAATCTCCGAGGCTATGGAGGCGGGTGTCAACTCCGACGACGCCCAGGCGTGGGCCGAAGAGACGGGCAACATCCTCCAGTACGGCGACATGGATGCAGCCGAAGAGGCGTGGTTTGGCATCGTCGAACAGCAGGAATCGCAGGTTGAAGCGGTCGTCGGCGGCTTCGACGAGTTCCTGGCGATGGCCGACGAATAA
- a CDS encoding 30S ribosomal protein S17e, with protein sequence MAIKPAYVKKTGNVLLERYPDAFTTDFEQNKDSVEKLTNVESKGVRNRIAGYVTRKKSAQIPA encoded by the coding sequence ATGGCAATCAAACCGGCCTACGTCAAAAAGACGGGAAACGTCCTCCTCGAGCGATACCCCGACGCCTTCACGACCGATTTCGAGCAGAACAAAGACAGCGTCGAAAAGCTGACGAACGTCGAATCGAAGGGCGTCCGCAACCGCATCGCGGGCTACGTCACCCGCAAGAAGAGCGCGCAGATTCCGGCATAA
- a CDS encoding YbaK/EbsC family protein: protein MHPRAVEFAEQVRSEYRFEPDVEEFPEGTKTAADAAEAVGCDVAQIASSLAFAVDGELVVAVTSGANRVSEAALADHFGVAAEAVEMADADRIKETLGWSIGGVPPFAHESDVPVLMDETLLDHETVWAAAGTPTAVFPIEPETLCELASAEPNPVTE, encoded by the coding sequence ATGCACCCGCGCGCAGTCGAATTCGCCGAACAGGTGCGAAGCGAGTACCGGTTCGAGCCCGACGTCGAGGAGTTCCCCGAGGGGACGAAGACGGCGGCCGACGCGGCCGAGGCCGTCGGCTGTGACGTCGCCCAGATCGCGAGTTCGCTCGCGTTCGCCGTCGACGGCGAGCTCGTCGTGGCCGTGACCAGCGGAGCCAATCGCGTCAGCGAAGCCGCGCTCGCGGACCACTTCGGCGTCGCCGCCGAGGCCGTCGAGATGGCTGACGCCGACCGGATCAAGGAGACGCTCGGCTGGTCGATCGGCGGCGTGCCACCGTTCGCTCACGAGAGTGACGTGCCCGTCCTGATGGACGAGACGTTGCTCGACCACGAGACGGTGTGGGCGGCCGCGGGAACGCCGACGGCAGTCTTTCCCATCGAGCCCGAGACGTTGTGCGAACTCGCCAGCGCCGAGCCGAACCCGGTCACCGAATAG
- a CDS encoding cation:proton antiporter, protein MSIHVDPGLVALVAAIVGLGVGAQFLAAKYRVPSVLFLIVAGLAIGPEGLGIITADTFGEALSTIVGVSVAIIVFEGSFRLEVETLRNAPRAVWWLITVGAAIAFLGTALTVRLLLGASWDVSLLVGALLVATGPTVIAPILAVVPVREAVATTLETEGIVNDVTAAILAIVLFKAMTAQELAPRGYVLLFAERLGMGALTGLVVAAVVWYLLTQVDLPSPAAPQVARLLTLAAAVVAFAIADSVFSEAGIAAAATAGFTLGNLDLPHRESILQFKQDVTLLVLSFVFITLAALLEFAELLALGVAGLAVVAVLMMFLRPLIVLLSTAGGGFSIRERLFISFVGPRGIIPASVATLFAIRLQTETPPSDPAGADILLGTVFLVILVTVVLEAGFARQFAAALGVIQSDD, encoded by the coding sequence GTGTCTATCCACGTCGATCCCGGCCTCGTCGCGCTCGTCGCGGCCATCGTCGGCCTCGGCGTCGGAGCCCAGTTCCTCGCCGCGAAGTACCGCGTCCCCAGCGTGCTGTTCCTCATCGTCGCGGGACTCGCGATCGGCCCCGAGGGACTTGGCATCATTACGGCCGACACCTTCGGGGAAGCACTCTCGACCATCGTCGGGGTAAGCGTCGCCATCATCGTCTTCGAGGGGTCGTTTCGACTCGAGGTCGAAACCCTCCGAAACGCGCCGCGGGCAGTCTGGTGGTTGATCACGGTCGGTGCAGCGATAGCGTTCCTCGGGACTGCCCTGACCGTGCGGCTCCTGCTCGGTGCGAGCTGGGATGTCTCGCTGCTCGTCGGCGCGCTCCTGGTCGCGACCGGCCCGACGGTTATCGCGCCGATTCTTGCAGTAGTCCCCGTCCGAGAGGCAGTCGCGACGACCCTCGAGACCGAGGGCATCGTCAACGACGTCACCGCTGCGATCCTCGCAATCGTCCTCTTCAAGGCGATGACGGCCCAGGAACTCGCGCCGAGGGGGTACGTCCTCCTGTTTGCAGAGCGGCTCGGTATGGGGGCTCTCACCGGCCTCGTGGTCGCGGCCGTCGTCTGGTACCTCCTCACACAGGTCGACCTCCCGTCCCCGGCAGCGCCACAGGTGGCCCGGTTGCTCACGCTGGCCGCGGCCGTCGTCGCATTCGCGATCGCGGACTCGGTGTTCTCGGAGGCCGGGATCGCGGCCGCCGCCACCGCTGGATTCACCCTCGGGAACCTCGACCTGCCCCACCGGGAGTCCATCCTGCAATTCAAACAGGACGTGACGTTGCTCGTCCTCTCGTTCGTGTTTATCACGCTCGCGGCGTTGCTCGAGTTCGCGGAACTGCTTGCGCTCGGCGTCGCCGGACTCGCGGTAGTCGCCGTGTTGATGATGTTCCTCCGCCCGCTGATCGTCCTCCTCTCGACGGCCGGTGGCGGGTTTTCGATCCGCGAGCGGCTGTTCATCAGCTTCGTCGGTCCCCGGGGAATTATCCCCGCGTCAGTCGCGACCCTGTTCGCTATCCGTCTTCAGACGGAGACACCTCCTTCGGACCCTGCAGGTGCCGACATCCTGCTCGGCACGGTCTTTCTCGTCATCCTCGTGACGGTCGTCCTCGAGGCGGGCTTTGCGAGACAGTTCGCGGCCGCACTCGGGGTGATTCAGTCCGACGATTGA
- a CDS encoding enoyl-CoA hydratase/isomerase family protein yields the protein MFDSDHLSVTVEDGIGRIVLDRPETHNAVDAELAETLTASLEELSSDDDVRCLVLTGTGGIYCTGADLTTFHGDERDAETLESIATPLHGAVRAMTSAPKPVVAGVNGVVAGGGIGLALAADVVLVADDARFEYAYPKIGLSGDGGATWFLPRLLGLRRAQAFALLDEPIDAAEAVERGLATEAVPADSFDDRLEAVASRLASGPTLAYAEVKTLLREGANRTLDEQLAVEKDRIAGLADTEDYAAGLTGFLEKEPATFEGR from the coding sequence ATGTTCGACTCCGATCACCTGTCCGTCACCGTCGAGGACGGCATCGGCCGAATCGTCCTCGATCGGCCGGAGACGCACAACGCCGTGGACGCCGAGCTAGCCGAGACGCTCACAGCGAGCCTCGAGGAACTGTCGAGCGACGATGACGTCCGCTGTCTCGTCCTCACGGGCACCGGTGGTATCTACTGCACCGGCGCCGACCTCACCACGTTCCACGGCGACGAGCGCGACGCCGAGACGCTCGAGTCGATCGCCACGCCGCTGCACGGCGCCGTCCGGGCGATGACGAGCGCACCGAAGCCGGTCGTCGCCGGCGTCAACGGCGTCGTCGCGGGCGGCGGGATCGGCCTCGCGCTCGCCGCTGACGTGGTTCTGGTCGCCGATGACGCCCGGTTCGAGTACGCCTACCCGAAGATCGGGCTCTCGGGCGACGGCGGCGCGACGTGGTTCCTGCCGCGCCTGCTGGGGCTGCGCCGGGCGCAGGCGTTCGCGCTGCTCGACGAGCCGATCGACGCGGCCGAGGCCGTCGAGCGCGGGCTCGCGACCGAGGCCGTCCCGGCCGACTCGTTCGACGACCGACTCGAAGCAGTCGCCTCCCGGCTCGCGAGCGGGCCGACGCTGGCGTACGCCGAGGTCAAGACGCTCCTCCGGGAGGGCGCGAACCGGACGCTCGACGAGCAGCTCGCCGTCGAGAAAGACCGGATCGCCGGACTGGCCGACACCGAAGACTACGCCGCCGGGCTGACCGGGTTTCTCGAGAAGGAGCCGGCGACGTTCGAAGGGCGCTGA
- a CDS encoding transposase — MSSSTQTLQDEPWIDEFFNLVAVETLPLFEYLDFDFLSEYDVFAPARRGRTRDHHPPELFKGFLHCYYKGIYGPRPVTRELQNTAVWLSCGFDRPPPRDAVDRFLTDLGLVVDDVFSRLVEQAATCGLLDSTFRIDSTDLEALAWNDDASWNYDPTAEAYYYGFGLTIVSAGPKIPIAAEFTQAKQASKETAMRVTRDALAVKQPIWMLGDSGYDILDWHDFLLEAGVVPIAPYNPRNTSEPLDIEYRVENRISEFTEDVTLKRSILAETYKRRTQVERTFGACSDCGLGTLRARGRVHARVQAFLGLCLRVIVAITNYEQGENPGRTKLVV; from the coding sequence GTGTCCAGCAGCACTCAAACCCTGCAAGATGAGCCTTGGATAGACGAGTTCTTTAATCTCGTGGCTGTCGAGACACTTCCGCTCTTTGAGTACCTCGACTTTGACTTTCTCAGCGAGTATGACGTGTTCGCCCCCGCTCGTCGGGGGCGAACACGAGATCATCACCCGCCAGAACTGTTCAAAGGCTTTCTTCACTGCTACTACAAGGGAATCTACGGGCCTCGTCCTGTCACCCGAGAACTCCAAAACACGGCCGTCTGGCTCAGCTGTGGGTTCGATCGACCGCCGCCGAGAGACGCGGTCGATCGCTTCCTCACTGACCTCGGACTGGTCGTTGACGACGTGTTCAGTCGCCTCGTCGAGCAGGCCGCTACCTGCGGCCTGCTCGACTCTACCTTCCGGATCGATTCAACCGATCTCGAAGCCCTTGCGTGGAACGATGACGCGTCGTGGAACTACGATCCAACGGCCGAAGCCTACTACTACGGGTTCGGTCTCACGATTGTTTCGGCAGGGCCAAAGATTCCGATTGCAGCGGAGTTTACGCAGGCGAAACAGGCCTCGAAGGAGACGGCGATGCGCGTCACACGTGACGCGCTCGCCGTCAAACAGCCGATCTGGATGCTTGGAGACAGTGGCTACGACATCCTCGATTGGCACGACTTCCTGCTGGAAGCAGGAGTCGTGCCGATCGCCCCGTACAACCCACGAAACACCAGCGAACCGCTCGATATCGAATACCGCGTCGAAAACCGAATCAGCGAATTCACCGAGGATGTGACGCTCAAGCGTTCGATCCTCGCTGAGACATACAAGCGACGAACGCAAGTTGAGCGAACGTTTGGAGCGTGTTCAGACTGCGGCCTCGGGACGCTGCGCGCCCGAGGCCGCGTCCATGCGCGAGTACAAGCGTTCCTTGGATTGTGTCTCCGAGTGATCGTCGCAATCACGAACTACGAACAGGGCGAAAATCCGGGCCGAACCAAGCTCGTGGTATGA
- a CDS encoding tripartite tricarboxylate transporter permease — MALETFIDATFALFTFETIIWLLAGVIVGIIVGGLPGLGPPLGMAIILPMTLPLEAADALILLVGVYSGSMYGGSIAAILINTPGVSSSAATMFDGYPMSKQGRAATALSISATASAFAGLFTITALILFSPFLIEMVLAVGTPERFLVALLGLSMITVITRGSFAKGLLAGVAGLLITTIGSAQPIAMDMRYTDSLLLFDGIDFVAVLIGLFAIAEMMKLAGQEGGIAEGSVTINREGITDGIVSTVTRPVTVIKSGMIGMIVGAIPGAGATVSNFVAYSEAVRASSDPDSFGSGNEVGVVASEASNNGTVAGSLVPAISFGIPGSSSTAVLIGGFLMHGVQPGIQMFDANQELQLTYTMLLALLVGNVVILAFGLLAVTRLGYLTKIDTDYIIPMVVVLSFLGTYALRINPIDIVTIIVFGVIGFYMVRYNYSVIAFVLGVVLGDIAEDNLRTALHLSDGSYMIFINPLEYGRWLSLVLSIMIFALLFGPFIKRGITSLRSS; from the coding sequence ATGGCCCTCGAAACGTTCATCGACGCCACGTTCGCGCTGTTCACGTTCGAGACGATCATCTGGCTACTCGCCGGCGTCATCGTCGGCATCATCGTCGGCGGACTCCCGGGACTCGGCCCACCGCTCGGGATGGCGATTATCCTGCCGATGACGCTCCCGCTCGAGGCAGCGGACGCGCTCATCCTGTTAGTCGGCGTCTACAGCGGTTCGATGTACGGTGGCTCGATCGCCGCGATCCTGATCAACACGCCGGGGGTGTCCTCCTCGGCGGCGACGATGTTCGACGGCTATCCGATGTCGAAACAGGGGCGAGCGGCGACGGCGCTGTCGATCTCGGCGACCGCCTCCGCCTTTGCCGGTCTGTTCACGATCACTGCACTCATCCTGTTCTCACCGTTTCTGATCGAGATGGTGCTCGCGGTCGGGACCCCCGAACGGTTCCTCGTGGCTTTGCTCGGGCTCTCGATGATTACGGTCATCACCCGCGGCTCGTTCGCGAAGGGGCTGCTCGCCGGTGTGGCGGGGTTACTGATCACGACGATCGGCTCCGCCCAGCCGATCGCGATGGACATGCGATACACCGATTCGCTGTTGCTCTTCGACGGAATCGACTTCGTCGCGGTGCTCATCGGCCTGTTCGCGATCGCCGAGATGATGAAACTCGCCGGTCAGGAGGGAGGAATCGCAGAAGGCAGCGTCACGATCAACCGGGAAGGGATCACCGACGGGATCGTCTCGACGGTCACGCGGCCGGTCACGGTGATCAAGTCGGGGATGATTGGAATGATCGTCGGTGCGATCCCGGGCGCTGGCGCGACGGTCTCGAACTTCGTGGCGTACTCCGAAGCCGTTCGAGCGTCGAGCGATCCCGATTCGTTCGGGTCCGGTAACGAAGTCGGCGTCGTCGCTTCCGAGGCGTCAAACAACGGGACGGTCGCCGGATCGCTCGTGCCGGCCATCTCCTTTGGCATTCCGGGGAGTTCGTCGACTGCGGTCCTCATCGGCGGCTTCCTCATGCACGGCGTCCAGCCCGGCATCCAGATGTTCGACGCCAATCAGGAACTACAGCTGACCTACACGATGTTACTGGCACTGCTGGTCGGTAACGTGGTCATCCTCGCGTTCGGACTGCTGGCGGTCACCCGGCTGGGCTACCTCACGAAGATCGACACCGACTACATCATCCCGATGGTCGTCGTCCTCTCGTTCCTCGGGACCTACGCCTTACGGATCAACCCGATCGACATCGTGACGATCATCGTCTTCGGCGTGATCGGCTTCTACATGGTGCGGTACAACTACTCGGTGATCGCGTTCGTCCTCGGGGTGGTCCTCGGGGACATCGCCGAGGACAACCTCCGCACCGCCTTGCACCTCTCGGACGGTTCGTACATGATCTTCATCAACCCGCTCGAGTACGGTCGGTGGCTCTCGCTGGTGCTGTCGATCATGATCTTCGCGTTGCTGTTCGGACCGTTCATCAAGCGAGGTATCACGAGCCTGCGCTCGTCCTGA
- a CDS encoding universal stress protein, whose product MTLTFDGRVIVPAADPDDAERTASSLVQRLGPTSTVVVVHVVEKAGGGIDKAPMGQRKEYAEAVFERARGPLEATDATVETEVRFGTDVVETIFEAAGEWNADAIAFIPREGRRITELLTGDVARRLVREASVPVVALPQD is encoded by the coding sequence ATGACGCTCACATTCGATGGACGCGTGATCGTCCCGGCAGCCGATCCCGACGACGCCGAGCGGACCGCCTCGTCGCTCGTGCAGCGGCTCGGCCCGACCAGCACGGTCGTCGTCGTCCACGTCGTCGAGAAGGCCGGCGGCGGCATCGACAAGGCGCCGATGGGCCAGCGGAAAGAGTACGCCGAGGCCGTCTTCGAGCGCGCACGTGGGCCGCTCGAGGCCACGGACGCGACCGTCGAGACGGAGGTCCGGTTCGGAACCGACGTCGTCGAGACGATCTTCGAGGCCGCCGGGGAGTGGAACGCCGACGCGATCGCGTTCATCCCGCGGGAGGGACGGCGAATCACCGAACTGCTCACGGGCGACGTCGCCCGGCGGCTGGTTCGGGAGGCGTCGGTCCCCGTGGTGGCGTTGCCGCAGGACTGA
- the asd gene encoding aspartate-semialdehyde dehydrogenase — translation MAVRVGILGATGAVGQRLIGMLDPHPDFEIAALTASDSSAGSKYRDVAKWRVDSPIPEDVAEMTVSATDPDEVSDDVDLIFSSLPSSVGAAVEPDFCEAGYVVSSNSSNARMAEDVPLIIPEVNADHLDLLEIQRDERGWDGALVKNPNCSTITFVPTLAALEEFGLERVHVATLQAVSGAGYDGVTSMEIIDNAIPHIGSEEEKLETESKKLLGSFDGAELDYHDVEVGASCNRIPTLDGHLENVFVETAEELSPEQAADAMREYAGLELHSSPDQLIEVFEEPDRPQPRLDRTLGDGMKISVGGIRESTFGLQYNCLAHNTMRGAAGASVLNGELLLENGYL, via the coding sequence ATGGCAGTACGCGTAGGCATACTCGGCGCAACTGGCGCCGTTGGACAGCGACTGATCGGCATGCTCGACCCGCACCCGGACTTCGAGATCGCCGCGCTCACCGCGAGCGACTCGAGCGCGGGGTCGAAGTACCGCGACGTGGCCAAGTGGCGCGTCGACAGCCCCATCCCCGAGGACGTCGCCGAGATGACCGTCTCCGCGACCGACCCCGACGAGGTCTCAGACGACGTCGACCTCATCTTCTCGTCGCTCCCCTCGAGCGTCGGCGCGGCGGTCGAACCCGACTTCTGTGAGGCGGGCTACGTCGTCTCCTCGAACTCCTCGAACGCCCGGATGGCCGAGGACGTCCCCCTGATCATCCCCGAAGTGAACGCCGACCACCTCGACCTCCTCGAGATCCAGCGCGACGAACGCGGCTGGGACGGTGCGCTCGTGAAGAACCCGAACTGTTCGACGATCACGTTCGTCCCCACGCTCGCCGCCCTCGAGGAGTTCGGCCTCGAGCGCGTCCACGTCGCGACCCTCCAGGCGGTGTCGGGTGCGGGCTACGACGGCGTCACCTCGATGGAGATCATCGACAACGCCATCCCCCACATCGGCAGCGAGGAGGAGAAACTCGAGACCGAGTCGAAGAAGTTACTCGGCAGCTTCGACGGCGCGGAACTCGACTACCACGACGTCGAGGTCGGGGCCTCCTGTAACCGCATCCCAACGCTCGACGGCCACCTCGAGAACGTCTTCGTCGAGACCGCCGAGGAGCTCTCGCCCGAGCAGGCCGCCGACGCCATGCGCGAGTACGCCGGCCTCGAGCTCCACTCATCGCCGGACCAGCTCATCGAGGTCTTCGAGGAGCCCGACCGTCCACAGCCACGACTCGACCGCACGCTCGGCGACGGCATGAAGATCTCCGTCGGCGGCATCCGCGAGTCCACGTTCGGCCTGCAGTACAACTGCCTGGCCCACAACACGATGCGCGGTGCAGCGGGCGCCAGCGTGCTCAACGGCGAGCTGTTGCTCGAGAACGGCTACCTCTAA